Proteins encoded within one genomic window of Terriglobales bacterium:
- a CDS encoding alpha-glucosidase: protein MRRFIAILLLSISTLSFAQQSADPEGHQWWQHAVFYEIYPRSFADTNNDGIGDLRGIDSKLDYLQWLGVTAIWITPMFPSPQVDFGYDVSDYENVDPVYGSLADMDRIITHGKQKNVRVILDLVVNHTSDKHPWFVESASSKNNPKSDWYIWHDGKNGEPPNTWTSHFGGSAWKFVPSRGQYYYHYFYAGQPDLNWRNPEVEKAMFDVTRWWYERGVAGFRLDAVDTMFEDVNLRDNPPVDNEKNAYGDQVYKEIYNKKLPELHGALQRLRKVADEYGSVLIGETLTSNIEELNRYYGPTLNEIQLPMNFMFMRVDKLSAPEFRKQIAWADGVSGWPVWVMSNHDIPRVYDRYGNGRDNDKIAKLMAALYLTLRGTPILYYGEEIGMENNDPKRREDVQDPIGRLGWPQKRGRDGERTPMQWNASKNAGFSEAKPWNPVGPRYAQYNVEAEQKDPASILNWYRKIISLRSKHPALLEGKYVPLKENDPNVLAFLRSYKNKNVVVVLNMSGAHQKAKLNLAAKGVKAVSAKVLATTGKNASSSANAVELEPYGVWIAEVPAK from the coding sequence ATGCGCCGTTTCATCGCGATCCTTTTGTTGTCAATTTCTACCCTCTCTTTCGCGCAGCAGTCTGCCGATCCCGAAGGGCACCAGTGGTGGCAACACGCGGTCTTTTACGAGATCTATCCACGCAGCTTTGCCGATACCAACAACGACGGTATTGGCGACCTGCGGGGCATTGACTCCAAACTCGATTATCTTCAGTGGCTTGGGGTGACCGCCATTTGGATTACCCCCATGTTCCCCTCGCCACAGGTTGATTTCGGGTACGACGTCTCCGATTACGAGAACGTCGATCCTGTGTATGGGAGCCTTGCTGATATGGATCGCATCATTACACACGGAAAGCAAAAGAATGTGCGCGTGATTCTCGATTTAGTGGTGAACCACACTTCCGACAAGCATCCGTGGTTTGTCGAGTCTGCATCGTCAAAGAACAATCCGAAGAGCGATTGGTACATTTGGCACGACGGCAAGAATGGAGAGCCACCAAACACTTGGACGTCCCACTTTGGGGGCTCGGCCTGGAAATTCGTTCCATCGCGCGGTCAGTACTATTACCACTATTTCTACGCTGGACAGCCGGACCTGAACTGGCGCAATCCTGAAGTGGAAAAGGCCATGTTCGACGTGACGCGTTGGTGGTACGAGCGCGGAGTAGCAGGCTTCCGGCTCGATGCGGTCGACACGATGTTTGAAGACGTTAACCTCCGGGACAATCCGCCTGTCGACAACGAAAAGAATGCATATGGCGACCAGGTCTACAAGGAGATTTACAACAAAAAGCTCCCAGAACTGCACGGCGCGCTCCAGCGCCTGCGCAAAGTGGCCGACGAATATGGCTCGGTGCTAATCGGCGAGACTCTGACGTCAAACATCGAAGAATTGAACCGGTACTACGGTCCGACGTTGAATGAGATTCAGCTGCCGATGAATTTCATGTTTATGAGAGTCGATAAACTCTCCGCACCCGAGTTCCGCAAACAGATCGCATGGGCCGACGGTGTCAGCGGCTGGCCCGTGTGGGTGATGAGTAATCACGACATCCCGCGCGTATACGACCGATACGGCAACGGTCGAGACAATGACAAAATCGCAAAGCTCATGGCCGCACTGTACCTGACTTTGCGTGGAACCCCGATTCTTTATTACGGCGAAGAGATCGGCATGGAGAACAACGATCCAAAGCGCAGAGAAGATGTACAAGACCCAATCGGCCGGTTGGGTTGGCCGCAGAAAAGGGGACGCGACGGCGAGCGTACGCCAATGCAATGGAATGCTTCAAAGAATGCCGGCTTCAGCGAGGCGAAACCATGGAATCCGGTTGGCCCGCGATATGCACAATACAACGTCGAAGCAGAACAGAAGGATCCCGCGTCGATTTTGAATTGGTATCGGAAGATTATTTCCTTGCGCAGCAAGCATCCGGCACTTCTGGAGGGGAAATACGTTCCACTCAAGGAGAACGATCCGAACGTCCTTGCTTTCCTTCGCAGTTACAAAAACAAGAATGTAGTTGTTGTTTTGAATATGAGTGGAGCACACCAAAAAGCGAAGCTTAATCTCGCTGCCAAGGGTGTAAAAGCGGTGTCCGCGAAAGTTCTGGCCACAACCGGCAAAAATGCTTCGTCTTCTGCCAATGCAGTCGAGTTGGAACCGTACGGAGTTTGGATTGCCGAAGTACCCGCAAAGTAG
- a CDS encoding MarR family transcriptional regulator translates to MSKDRQQGTATSAAARVEESTYLELLRTSDQLTRQVSAVLKAEDLSPTQYNILRVLRGSPDGLPCGEIANRLITRDPDITRLLDRMEKRGLISRSRETRDRRMVLTRIAKQGLDVLSRLDEPVQNTHRKLLGHLGRERLNTLSTLLRAARKEA, encoded by the coding sequence ATGAGTAAGGATCGTCAGCAAGGCACGGCGACGTCAGCTGCAGCGAGGGTTGAAGAATCGACCTATCTGGAGTTGCTTCGTACATCTGATCAACTCACACGCCAAGTATCCGCCGTTCTGAAGGCTGAAGACCTCTCGCCCACGCAGTACAACATACTGCGGGTGCTGCGCGGCTCCCCAGATGGGCTGCCATGTGGTGAGATCGCAAATCGATTGATCACGCGCGACCCGGACATTACTCGGTTGCTTGATCGCATGGAGAAGCGGGGTCTTATCTCCCGCAGCCGCGAGACGCGCGATAGGCGCATGGTTCTTACCCGAATCGCGAAACAAGGACTGGACGTTCTCAGCCGGCTCGATGAACCCGTTCAAAACACCCATCGCAAGCTGCTCGGGCATCTCGGTCGGGAGAGACTGAATACGCTGTCCACACTGCTGCGCGCAGCTCGCAAAGAAGCTTAG
- a CDS encoding YceI family protein produces MTTVTAPQTVATTWNIDPVHSVAEFKVKHMMISNVKGQFTGVSGVLKLDEADITRSSIEASIDAASINTREPQRDAHLKSTDFFDVEKFPTLTFKSTRVSRKDDELAVEGDLTIHGVTRRVVFEVEGPTTPGKDPRGNTRIGLSATTKINRKDYGLTWNAALETGGILVGEDVTITLDVEFVKA; encoded by the coding sequence ATGACCACAGTCACCGCCCCGCAAACCGTCGCCACCACCTGGAACATTGACCCTGTTCACTCCGTTGCCGAGTTCAAGGTCAAACACATGATGATCTCAAATGTGAAAGGCCAGTTCACCGGCGTTTCCGGCGTTTTGAAGCTGGATGAAGCCGACATTACTAGGTCATCCATTGAGGCGAGCATTGATGCGGCATCCATCAACACGCGCGAACCGCAGCGCGACGCGCACCTGAAGAGCACTGACTTCTTCGATGTCGAGAAGTTCCCCACGCTGACCTTCAAGTCGACTCGCGTGAGCCGCAAAGACGACGAACTCGCCGTCGAAGGTGACCTGACGATTCACGGCGTTACGCGCAGAGTAGTCTTCGAAGTCGAAGGTCCAACGACGCCTGGCAAGGATCCGCGGGGTAACACCCGAATCGGCCTCTCGGCGACGACAAAGATTAACCGCAAGGACTACGGACTGACCTGGAATGCGGCCCTTGAGACCGGCGGAATTCTAGTCGGCGAAGACGTCACGATCACCTTGGATGTAGAGTTCGTGAAGGCCTGA